A window from Rhinolophus sinicus isolate RSC01 linkage group LG18, ASM3656204v1, whole genome shotgun sequence encodes these proteins:
- the TELO2 gene encoding telomere length regulation protein TEL2 homolog — protein MDPVLSAVRLTVREAVHTLSSSEDGDLIFSTLGSLKRYLGETENPALPGEQEEFARVHFSAFLRCLVGKLSPDWLELLPNGQLEELWASFFLQGPADQAFLVLMEAIEGMAGPSFRLMKMVQLLARFLREGRMAAVMEGQCRQQTELAFPLLQEALVTKVVGLPDRLGNCLQRENLAEFFPQNYFPLLGEEVVRVLQAVVDSLRGGLDCSVSFVSQVLGKACVHGRQKEILGVLVPRLTVLTQGSCLWQRVCWRLVECVPDRAVEAVLTGLVEATPGPEVLSRLLGNLVMKNKKAQFVMTQKLLFLQYGFATPVLQSLLGYLALDSQRRPLLVQALKELLDTWGSSSAVRHAPLPQQRYLSKAILICLAHLGDAELRDSRDGLLASLMAGVKCRLDSSLPAVRRLGMIVAEVASARIHPEGPPLKFQYEEDELSCEMLALATPRPVADSPSEAGPSVTPVAAETPDKETVDGGVPQARLEGSDSELDSDDEFVPYDMSGDRELKSHKAPMYIRDCVEALTTSEDWERWEAALQALEGLVFRSQAATREVSVELAKVLLHLEEKTSVVGFEGLRQRALVAVTVTDPARVAEYLTSQFYAVNYSLRQRMDILDVLTLAAQELSRPGRLSRAPQRSSLDPPSQPSCTAAPAWRAVVDERIRNKARRFSKGCPRRGLAGSPNEFNVVAGYFFFPLLRRFDKPLVTFDLLGDDQLVLGRLAHTLGALMYLAVNTTVAVPMGKALLEFVWALRFHGDGYVRRGLLSAVSSVLLSVPAERLLTDMSDELLEARSWLADVAEKDPDEDCRMLAVKALLLLEKLKDKLLSLSSP, from the exons ATGGATCCAGTGCTCTCTGCGGTCCGACTCACCGTCCGGGAAGCTGTGCACACCCTTTCATCTTCTGAGGATGGTGACCTCATCTTCTCCACCCTGGGGTCCCTGAAGCGGTATCTCGGTGAAACGGAGAACCCAGCCCTTCCAGGAGAGCAGGAGGAGTTTGCCAGGgtccatttttctgcctttctcagATGTCTTGTTGGCAAGCTGAGCCCAGACTGGCTGGAGCTGCTCCCCAACGGCCAATTGGAGGAGCTGTGGGCGAGCTTCTTCCTGCAGGGCCCGGCCGACCAAGCCTTCCTGGTGCTGATGGAGGCCATCGAGGGCATGGCTGG CCCCAGCTTCCGTCTGATGAAGATGGTGCAGCTGCTGGCCCGGTTCCTGAGGGAGGGTAGGATGGCCGCTGTGATGGAGGGGCAGTGTCGGCAGCAGACGGAGCTGGCCTTCCCCCTGCTCCAGGAGGCGCTCGTCACCAAGGTGGTGGGCTTGCCCGACCGCCTGGGCAACTGTCTGCAGCGTGAGAACCTGGCCGAGTTCTTCCCCCAGAACTACTTCCCTCTGCTCGGCGAGGAGGTCGTGCGGGTACTGCAGGCGGTTGTGGACTCTCTCCGAG GTGGCTTGGATTGCTCCGTCTCCTTCGTGTCTCAGGTCCTCGGGAAAGCCTGTGTCCATGGGCGGCAGA AGGAGATCCTGGGCGTACTGGTGCCCCGGCTGACGGTGCTCACCCAGGGCAGCTGCCTCTGGCAGCGGGTCTGCTGGCGCCTGGTGGAGTGCGTGCCTGATCGCGCCGTGGAGGCTGTGCTGACGGGGCTCGTGGAGGCCACCCCCGG GCCGGAAGTCCTCTCGAGGCTGTTGGGGAACCTAGTGATGAAGAATAAGAAGGCCCAGTTTGTGATGACCCAGAAACTTCTGTTCCTGCAGTACGGATTCGCG ACGCCGGTGCTGCAGAGTCTGCTGGGGTACCTGGCCCTGGACAGCCAGCGGCGCCCGCTCCTTGTGCAG GCGCTGAAGGAGCTCCTGGACACGTGGGGCAGCAGCAGCGCCGTCCGCCACGCGCCCCTGCCCCAGCAGCGCTACCTCAGCAAGGCCATCCTCATCTGCCTGGCACACCTGGGGGACGCGGAGCTCCGGGACAGCCGGGATG GGTTGCTGGCCAGCCTGATGGCGGGGGTGAAGTGCCGCCTGGACAGCAGCTTGCCCGCTGTGCGCCGTCTGGGCATGATTGTGGCTGAGGTGGCCAGCGCCCGCATCCACCCTGAAGGGCCTCCCCTGAAGTTCCAG TACGAAGAGGATGAACTGAGCTGCGAGATGCTGGCGTTGGCCACCCCCCGCCCTGTGGCTGACAGCCCCTCGGAGGCGGG CCCATCTGTCACTCCAGTTGCTGCAGAGACCCCTGACAAAGAGACCGTGGACGGTGGCGTTCCCCAGGCACGGCTAGAGGGCTCTGACTCTGAACTTGACAG TGATGATGAGTTTGTTCCCTATGACATGTCGGGGGACCGAGAGCTGAAGAGCCACAAGGCACCCATGTACATCCGGGACTGCGTGGAAG CCCTGACCACATCCGAGGACTGGGAGCGCTGGGAGGCGGCCCTGCAGGCCCTCGAGGGGCTGGTCTTCAGGAGCCAGGCTGCCACTCGGGAG GTGAGCGTGGAGCTGGCCAAGGTGCTCCTGCACCTGGAGGAGAAGACGAGTGTGGTGGGATTCGAGGGGCTGCGCCAGAGAGCCCTGGTGGCCGTCACGGTCACAGACCCGGCCCGG GTGGCGGAGTATCTGACATCCCAGTTCTATGCTGTCAACTACAGCCTCCGGCAGCGCATGGACATTCTGGAC GTCCTGACTCTGGCCGCCCAGGAGCTGTCTCGGCCAGGGCGCCTCAGCAGGGCTCCCCAGCGTAGCTCCCTGGAccccccctcccagcccagctgcaCTGCGGCTCCCGCCTGGCGGGCGGTGGTGGATGAGCGGATCAGAAACAAGGCCCGACGCTTCTCGAAG GGCTGTCCCAGGCGGGGACTGGCTGGCAGCCCCAACGAATTCAATGTGGTGGCTGGCTActtcttcttccccctccttcGGCGTTTTGACAA GCCTCTGGTGACCTTCGACCTTTTGGGAGATGACCAACTCGTTCTCGGGAGACTGGCCCACACCTTAGGGGCGCTGATGTACCTGGCTGTGAATACTACG GTGGCTGTACCTATGGGCAAGGCCCTGCTGGAGTTTGTGTGGGCCCTTCGCTTCCATGGCGACGG CTACGTGCGCCGGGGCCTTCTGTCTGCCGTCTCCTCCGTCCTCCTCAGCGTTCCGGCCGAGCGACTGCTGACAGACATGTCGGACGAGCTGTTAGAAGCCCGGTCATGGCTGGCAG